One Ferviditalea candida DNA window includes the following coding sequences:
- a CDS encoding sirohydrochlorin chelatase produces the protein MLPTGIGILLIAHGSKETGWMQSVEELAEHLPFPLEVAYLETDKGTTIAEGVRRLERMNASRILAIPLFVSSGSAHLEEIKYALGLVSTPKVETGLDPIRTSAAIRLSPAMDDHPCILEIIRERIASLSQAPAGENLLLVAHGSGHPDLHPIWEETLTRMAKHFQKLDRFQSVSYATVHPNTIREQAERMSANRLLVIPLFLSEGYFTRTFIRSQLNGLNFVYSGQAYLPHPMLSNWIMQMADEGFAGQHSACRSVDLSFP, from the coding sequence ATGCTTCCAACGGGGATCGGGATCCTGCTGATTGCTCACGGTTCCAAAGAAACGGGCTGGATGCAATCGGTGGAGGAGTTGGCGGAGCATTTGCCTTTTCCCTTGGAGGTTGCCTATTTGGAAACAGACAAGGGAACGACGATCGCTGAGGGCGTGCGGCGGCTAGAGCGAATGAATGCAAGCCGCATTCTGGCAATACCCCTGTTTGTCAGTTCAGGCAGCGCGCATCTGGAAGAGATTAAATATGCACTGGGTCTTGTTTCAACTCCCAAGGTAGAGACCGGACTTGACCCGATAAGGACATCGGCAGCCATTCGGCTGAGCCCGGCTATGGATGATCATCCGTGCATTCTGGAAATCATTCGGGAGCGGATTGCTTCCTTGTCGCAAGCGCCCGCCGGGGAAAATTTGCTGCTGGTGGCCCACGGCAGCGGACATCCCGATTTGCATCCGATTTGGGAAGAGACCTTGACCCGAATGGCAAAGCATTTTCAAAAACTCGATCGATTTCAAAGCGTTTCCTACGCTACGGTCCATCCCAATACAATCAGGGAACAGGCTGAACGGATGTCCGCGAATCGACTTCTCGTTATCCCCCTATTTTTAAGCGAAGGATACTTCACGCGAACTTTTATTCGCTCTCAATTGAATGGCTTGAATTTTGTTTACAGCGGGCAAGCTTACCTTCCTCACCCGATGCTTTCGAATTGGATCATGCAAATGGCGGATGAAGGGTTCGCTGGACAGCACAGTGCCTGTAGATCCGTTGATTTATCGTTTCCATGA
- a CDS encoding exodeoxyribonuclease III — MKLVSWNVNGLRACVDKGFNDYFTEADADIFCIQETKLQEGQIDLEYDGYFQYWNYAVKKGYSGTAVFTKVKPLSVRYGLGDGQEPEGRVITLEFDAFYLVNVYTPNAKRDLSRLEYRLEWEDRFRGFLQQLDAHKPVIVCGDLNVAHQEIDLKNAKSNRGNSGFTPEERAKMSELLESGFIDTFRHFYPDRTDAYTWWSLMPKVRERNIGWRIDYFLTSARLAPVLSDVRIDAHVTGSDHCPVILLAADLVPGGGGGVD, encoded by the coding sequence ATGAAGCTGGTATCCTGGAATGTCAACGGCTTAAGAGCCTGTGTAGATAAAGGATTTAACGACTACTTCACCGAAGCGGATGCGGATATTTTCTGCATTCAGGAAACGAAATTGCAGGAGGGACAAATTGATCTGGAATACGACGGGTATTTTCAATATTGGAATTACGCAGTGAAGAAGGGGTATTCCGGAACCGCCGTATTTACAAAGGTCAAGCCGCTTTCCGTCAGATACGGCTTGGGGGATGGGCAGGAGCCCGAGGGGCGAGTCATCACGCTGGAGTTCGACGCATTCTATCTCGTAAATGTGTATACCCCGAACGCAAAGCGCGATTTGTCCAGACTGGAATATAGACTGGAATGGGAGGACCGGTTTCGTGGCTTCCTGCAGCAGCTGGACGCCCATAAGCCGGTAATTGTTTGCGGTGATTTGAATGTGGCCCATCAGGAGATAGACCTGAAAAATGCCAAATCCAATCGCGGCAACTCCGGCTTTACCCCGGAAGAACGCGCCAAGATGAGCGAATTGCTGGAGTCCGGCTTTATCGACACCTTCAGGCATTTCTATCCCGACCGGACGGATGCTTATACCTGGTGGTCGCTTATGCCCAAGGTGAGAGAGCGGAATATCGGATGGCGGATCGATTACTTCCTCACCTCTGCAAGACTTGCTCCCGTATTGTCTGACGTGCGGATTGACGCCCATGTGACAGGCAGCGACCACTGCCCGGTCATCCTGCTGGCGGCTGATCTCGTCCCGGGCGGCGGTGGCGGCGTGGACTGA
- a CDS encoding cyanase: MPVDPLIYRFHEITQVYGPCCRNL, translated from the coding sequence GTGCCTGTAGATCCGTTGATTTATCGTTTCCATGAAATTACCCAAGTCTACGGACCGTGTTGTCGTAACCTTTGA